One window of Saprospiraceae bacterium genomic DNA carries:
- a CDS encoding T9SS type A sorting domain-containing protein, translating to MSNLNSRKRPSSLSLLVFILLISMVKLTDLNASCTCGGSPTGTIGDGSNMPKAISGYVPGNGIITSGCYIVKGFVYLDINILITGGRFEMEAGAEIRVPSGKKLTIRNVTDNGGIYGCDALWRGLNITTGGTLEMNGTIIQDAQYAVKASGTANIMINNNTFLHNYIGVYIPTTGTNAIHNVRLNAFSNTFDAPAIGGIYGLLRFSGYSGISPSTNSRAFAGFEINNANIQIGSLVAGYFGTNTVQHMRVGVYAKNSTIQCDYLTASNLIPYYSNRDYTGPDGIGILAFNTTLVASHNTISNCLGGITGNGSWLKDIYDNEIYSIDVGILDRGAFNSPTIINNSIQYFRNRGIEISKANSLIYPMISTNSPISTNGTSPTTNYNSVGIKLNLVGNRSIGGVLEYNDIHIHSNGTGIHNNAVTNIGSGFNDVRFDDLSQTATLGIGILHTDSKDCFVIDNSVIVEDEFENITCFYSEVTPNTIYCCNGVSGATNGYVFSGNCRRLNCFSHNVIDGEETGVYLDYSSVIGKQFDRGNNWNDDNYSLASAIGLTNAIILYESKFYIESCDQPLWPPTILPTQADCGPGWFTLSDGESEDCNEDSGCDPIFLSPDHDVSFAPLDSADILVSRGQFKSGEFGFSLDYESRKSLFERMWFDPSSHSQNAYIDSFYSASSSSTIADFNNIARKIDTLLQYSNIELDTIESIVSKLAITRDTMRILDSLFYLSANLTDSTQYITLRDTSMGLLDSLTLYYQQVLRDYKTRVLSGKSALIYLNSIITPINKIDSNEQIVNDLYLTQLMEDDFHYDSMQGVLLLSVAKQCPREGGSIIYKARILYQIVKDTLFDDSSCKLAPTVVRSNKDKTNNIEIIYSPNPAHNSITLELIDLKQNEEFSIAILDLNGRDKFTQKITNPKSRNVTLTIPDNLYGIYIATIKGKDDEILHKQKLVFVGNR from the coding sequence ATGTCTAACTTGAATTCAAGAAAAAGGCCATCTTCCCTTTCTCTTTTAGTATTTATACTATTAATAAGCATGGTTAAATTAACTGATCTAAATGCAAGTTGCACATGCGGTGGTAGCCCAACTGGAACAATAGGTGATGGCTCAAATATGCCTAAAGCTATTTCTGGCTATGTTCCAGGAAATGGAATTATTACTAGTGGGTGCTACATTGTAAAAGGCTTTGTATATCTCGATATAAATATTCTAATTACAGGTGGTCGATTTGAAATGGAGGCAGGTGCAGAAATCAGAGTACCTAGTGGCAAGAAGTTAACTATTAGAAATGTTACAGACAATGGTGGAATCTATGGTTGTGATGCCTTATGGAGAGGTTTAAATATAACAACAGGTGGAACCCTGGAAATGAATGGCACAATTATACAAGATGCCCAATATGCAGTTAAAGCATCCGGAACGGCAAATATTATGATAAACAACAATACTTTCCTACACAATTATATTGGAGTTTACATTCCTACAACCGGAACAAACGCTATACATAACGTTAGATTAAATGCTTTCTCAAATACATTTGACGCTCCAGCGATTGGTGGTATATATGGCCTTTTGCGATTTAGCGGATATTCTGGAATAAGTCCAAGTACAAATAGTAGAGCCTTTGCGGGTTTTGAAATCAATAATGCAAATATTCAAATCGGTAGTCTTGTGGCAGGATACTTTGGCACAAATACCGTACAGCACATGCGTGTTGGTGTATATGCTAAAAACAGTACTATACAATGCGACTATCTAACGGCTTCAAATTTAATTCCATATTACAGCAATCGAGATTACACTGGACCAGATGGAATAGGAATTCTTGCATTCAATACCACTTTAGTTGCTTCACACAATACTATTTCAAACTGCTTGGGGGGAATTACTGGAAATGGCTCTTGGTTAAAAGATATTTATGATAATGAAATATACAGCATTGATGTGGGTATTTTAGACCGCGGAGCATTCAATTCTCCAACCATTATAAATAATTCTATTCAATATTTTAGAAATAGAGGGATTGAAATATCCAAAGCAAATAGTCTAATTTATCCGATGATTAGCACTAATAGCCCAATTTCAACAAATGGCACCAGTCCCACCACTAACTACAATTCAGTTGGTATAAAATTAAACTTAGTGGGAAATAGATCTATTGGTGGTGTGCTTGAATACAACGATATCCATATTCATTCCAATGGAACCGGAATTCATAATAATGCTGTCACAAATATCGGTTCTGGTTTCAATGATGTCAGATTCGATGATCTTTCCCAGACCGCAACCTTGGGAATAGGTATTTTACACACAGACTCAAAGGATTGTTTTGTAATAGACAACTCAGTAATTGTTGAAGATGAGTTTGAAAATATTACTTGCTTTTACAGTGAAGTAACTCCAAATACAATTTACTGTTGTAATGGTGTATCAGGTGCTACTAATGGATACGTATTCTCAGGAAATTGCAGGAGATTAAATTGTTTTTCCCATAATGTAATAGATGGAGAAGAAACTGGAGTTTACTTAGATTACTCATCAGTTATTGGGAAGCAGTTTGACAGAGGAAACAATTGGAATGATGATAATTATTCTTTAGCTAGTGCAATAGGATTAACAAATGCGATAATACTCTATGAATCCAAGTTTTACATTGAATCTTGCGATCAACCACTTTGGCCTCCAACGATATTGCCAACTCAAGCTGATTGTGGCCCTGGTTGGTTCACTTTATCTGATGGAGAATCCGAAGATTGCAATGAAGATTCTGGTTGCGACCCTATTTTCCTTAGTCCTGACCATGATGTAAGCTTTGCTCCATTAGACTCTGCAGACATTCTGGTATCAAGAGGTCAATTTAAATCTGGAGAATTTGGATTTTCACTTGATTATGAATCCAGAAAAAGCCTTTTTGAACGAATGTGGTTTGACCCTTCCAGTCATAGTCAAAATGCATATATTGATAGTTTTTATTCAGCCTCGTCTAGCAGTACCATTGCTGACTTTAACAATATTGCTAGGAAAATTGATACTTTATTGCAATACTCAAACATCGAACTTGACACAATTGAGTCTATAGTAAGTAAATTGGCAATCACTAGAGATACTATGCGAATTTTGGATAGCCTATTTTATTTGTCTGCTAATCTGACTGACAGCACACAATATATAACCTTGCGAGATACTAGCATGGGATTATTAGATTCTCTTACATTGTATTACCAGCAAGTACTTCGGGATTATAAAACCAGAGTCCTGTCTGGGAAAAGCGCGTTAATATATTTAAATAGTATAATAACCCCAATAAATAAAATTGATTCAAACGAACAAATTGTAAATGATCTGTATCTAACACAACTAATGGAAGATGATTTTCACTACGATAGTATGCAAGGTGTTCTACTATTGAGTGTAGCAAAACAATGTCCTCGGGAAGGCGGTTCCATAATATATAAAGCAAGGATATTATACCAAATTGTAAAAGATACTTTGTTTGATGATTCCTCATGCAAATTAGCTCCAACTGTTGTAAGATCAAATAAAGACAAAACGAATAATATAGAAATTATATATTCACCAAATCCAGCCCACAATTCAA
- a CDS encoding DUF1738 domain-containing protein, whose translation MKNNNSEEAVIGSPIPKIDLYHEVTNKIIKMLDSGVAPWHKPWNSYGLARNYVSGHIYKGINYILMNFSEHRIPYFLTYKQVKELGGVLRLGAKAEKVIYFNLVYKNLEGSRLSENEAKEMIKSKIKVEVSRLIKYYPVFNIEDAEGISIGMQDLELSPNEKIRTCEDIIDNMPNRPPIKFIDSDQAYYLPSKDYINMPKMEQFQSSFAYYACLFHELAHSTGHKSRLNREGIVNSETFGSVVYSTEELIAELGSSYLCSIAQIDNDTLLQRSSSYLYDWLKVLKEDNRFIFKVASQAQKAVDYILNRKQFEG comes from the coding sequence ATGAAAAATAATAATAGCGAAGAAGCTGTCATTGGTTCTCCGATTCCGAAGATAGACTTATATCATGAGGTGACGAATAAAATTATAAAAATGTTAGATTCCGGAGTTGCTCCTTGGCATAAACCTTGGAATTCCTATGGTTTGGCTAGAAACTATGTTTCTGGTCATATATATAAAGGTATCAATTACATCTTGATGAATTTTTCAGAGCATAGAATTCCTTACTTTCTGACTTATAAGCAGGTTAAGGAATTAGGAGGCGTTTTGAGATTAGGAGCGAAAGCGGAGAAGGTCATTTACTTTAATTTGGTATATAAGAATTTAGAAGGTAGTAGACTGAGTGAAAATGAAGCTAAGGAGATGATAAAGAGTAAAATAAAGGTAGAAGTCTCTCGTCTAATTAAATACTATCCTGTCTTCAATATTGAAGATGCGGAAGGTATATCAATAGGAATGCAGGATTTAGAACTGAGTCCAAATGAGAAAATCCGAACTTGTGAAGATATTATTGATAACATGCCAAATAGACCACCGATTAAATTCATAGATTCCGATCAAGCCTATTACTTACCTTCAAAGGACTATATTAATATGCCTAAGATGGAGCAATTCCAATCAAGCTTTGCATATTATGCTTGCTTATTTCATGAGTTAGCTCATTCGACCGGACATAAATCTAGACTTAATAGAGAAGGAATTGTAAATTCTGAAACTTTTGGAAGCGTGGTTTATAGCACCGAGGAACTCATTGCCGAGCTTGGAAGCTCTTATTTATGCTCAATAGCACAAATTGATAATGATACCCTTTTGCAAAGAAGTTCTTCATATTTATATGATTGGTTGAAAGTTCTAAAGGAAGATAATCGATTTATCTTTAAGGTTGCTTCACAGGCTCAAAAAGCGGTTGATTATATTTTAAACCGGAAACAGTTTGAAGGCTAA
- a CDS encoding response regulator transcription factor, which yields MNYSCPIRVAVIDDHNIFRASFIRLLDDYNDLNVVFESNSGEELLEKYNSNLIDVIILDLNMPNLNGIETCKRIRERDKNVRILMLTMYDEPSFVVKSFEAQVNGYLVKTAKPKEVHLAIMSILEEGVYSNEFVKEALLKDVINKNHINPLREMALVEFSETELNLLRLISKGKTSKQISKELFKSKDSIDKYRTALLRKTKSHNTAELLMYCAKHNILL from the coding sequence ATGAATTATTCCTGCCCGATCAGAGTTGCTGTTATAGATGATCATAATATATTTAGAGCATCTTTTATTCGATTATTAGATGATTACAATGATTTAAATGTAGTCTTTGAATCTAATAGTGGAGAAGAATTACTTGAGAAATATAATTCGAATCTTATTGATGTGATAATTTTGGATTTGAACATGCCGAATCTTAATGGAATTGAAACTTGCAAACGAATCAGAGAAAGAGATAAAAACGTAAGAATTTTGATGTTGACTATGTATGATGAACCTAGCTTCGTTGTGAAGTCTTTCGAAGCCCAAGTCAATGGATATTTGGTTAAAACGGCAAAACCAAAAGAGGTTCATTTAGCAATCATGTCAATATTAGAAGAGGGAGTTTATTCTAATGAATTTGTAAAGGAAGCACTACTTAAAGATGTAATTAATAAAAATCATATTAACCCTTTGCGGGAGATGGCTTTGGTGGAATTCAGTGAGACTGAATTGAATTTATTAAGACTTATTTCTAAAGGAAAAACATCAAAGCAAATAAGTAAGGAATTATTTAAAAGCAAAGATTCAATTGATAAATATAGAACAGCATTGCTAAGAAAAACTAAATCCCATAATACTGCGGAGCTTCTTATGTATTGTGCCAAGCATAATATTCTCCTTTGA
- a CDS encoding DEAD/DEAH box helicase family protein, producing MANSKEAKARIKINKLLEDAGWSFFDSEKGFSNIALEINVKIAKSFTDQLGDDFESVKKGFIDFLLLDDNGFPLAVLEAKKEDKNPLDGKEQARRYAQSQNVRFIILSNGNLHFFWDLERGDPEIITEFPTQESLKHRQGFQPNNKRLTEEKVDSDYIALTQNANFKNDPLYQNEATRDQYLWDENLRILRPYQLRAIHALQRSAGEGNDRFLFEMATGTGKTLISAGVIKLFLRTGNAKRILFLVDRLELEGQAKKNFDRYLSNDFTLVVYKQNRDDWKKAEVVITTVQSLSTQNKYKKLFSPTDFDLIIADESHRAIGGNSRAVFEYFVGYKLGLTATPKDYLKNIDSEKLSQKDPRAWERRQLLDTYMTFGCKNGEPTFRFSLLDGVKDGFLINPIVSDARTDITTELLSEKGYSIMVDNEEGGESEESFFQRDFEKKFFSEKTNTVFCQAFIENALRDPISGEIGKSIIFCVSQKHASKITQILNQLASQLWPGKYNSDFALQITSNIQDAQQFTINFANNNLNGHTRILDNYKSSKTRVCVTVGMMTTGYDCEDILNLALMRPIFSPTDFIQIKGRGTRKHSFEYTDEYGEKHKATKQNFKFFDFFANCEYFEEKFDYDEILKIPIKQKSTGGSDPKGVDIDQIEIFNPDKVKSIMETPIGIEGMKVDRKLFEKAREELHKDTEVKSAIENEQWEKAIQIVRDKYEDKPQLFLNLDKIRKSENLDRRITWREFLERAFGFIDGFKSKDEKIEDECDKFISIYKPESKYVPHIKNYLKAYVADDKFRQIINNKHFADLNVYGGFSMSEFKALNGWRETIPDYVKDYVPINQYL from the coding sequence ATGGCCAATTCAAAAGAAGCAAAAGCCAGAATCAAAATAAATAAACTCCTTGAAGATGCCGGATGGAGTTTTTTTGACAGTGAAAAAGGCTTCTCCAATATTGCTCTGGAAATAAATGTCAAAATTGCCAAGTCCTTTACTGATCAACTCGGTGATGACTTTGAATCTGTAAAAAAAGGTTTTATTGATTTTCTTCTTTTAGATGATAATGGATTTCCTTTAGCGGTATTGGAAGCCAAAAAGGAAGACAAGAATCCTCTTGATGGCAAAGAGCAAGCTAGAAGATATGCACAATCTCAAAATGTACGATTCATAATTTTATCAAATGGTAATCTCCACTTTTTCTGGGATTTGGAACGTGGTGATCCGGAAATCATTACTGAATTTCCTACCCAAGAATCATTAAAACATCGTCAGGGATTTCAACCAAACAATAAAAGATTAACAGAAGAAAAAGTAGATTCCGATTACATTGCTTTAACTCAAAATGCTAATTTTAAAAATGACCCTCTCTACCAAAATGAAGCAACAAGAGATCAATATCTCTGGGATGAAAATTTGCGGATTTTACGACCATATCAGTTAAGAGCAATTCACGCACTACAAAGATCAGCCGGAGAAGGCAATGACCGCTTTCTATTTGAAATGGCAACTGGAACCGGAAAAACCTTAATTTCTGCTGGAGTAATAAAACTCTTTTTAAGAACTGGTAACGCAAAACGCATTCTTTTCCTTGTTGATCGGCTGGAACTAGAAGGACAAGCAAAGAAGAATTTTGATAGATATTTAAGTAATGATTTTACCCTAGTTGTTTATAAACAAAATAGAGATGATTGGAAAAAGGCGGAAGTTGTTATTACAACAGTTCAAAGTTTATCGACTCAGAATAAATATAAAAAACTCTTCTCACCAACGGATTTTGATTTAATCATTGCTGATGAATCTCATAGAGCAATTGGTGGAAATTCTAGAGCAGTCTTTGAATACTTTGTAGGATATAAATTAGGACTTACCGCAACTCCAAAAGACTACCTCAAGAATATTGATTCCGAGAAGTTATCTCAGAAAGACCCTCGTGCTTGGGAGCGTCGCCAGCTATTGGATACATATATGACATTTGGGTGTAAAAATGGAGAACCTACTTTCCGGTTTAGTTTATTAGATGGAGTAAAAGATGGTTTTTTAATAAACCCAATTGTTTCTGATGCACGAACTGACATAACAACAGAATTACTTTCCGAAAAAGGTTATTCCATAATGGTGGACAACGAAGAAGGCGGAGAAAGTGAAGAATCATTTTTTCAAAGAGACTTTGAGAAGAAATTCTTTTCTGAAAAAACAAATACTGTATTTTGCCAGGCCTTTATTGAAAATGCACTTAGAGATCCTATTAGCGGAGAGATTGGTAAAAGTATTATTTTTTGCGTGAGTCAAAAACATGCATCAAAGATTACCCAGATTTTGAATCAATTGGCAAGTCAATTATGGCCTGGTAAATACAATTCTGATTTTGCTTTGCAAATAACTTCAAACATCCAGGATGCACAACAATTCACAATAAACTTCGCCAATAACAACTTAAATGGTCACACCAGAATCTTAGATAATTACAAATCTAGCAAGACCAGAGTTTGCGTTACGGTAGGTATGATGACCACTGGTTATGATTGTGAAGATATTTTAAACCTCGCCTTGATGCGTCCTATTTTTTCACCAACGGATTTCATACAGATTAAAGGGAGAGGCACTCGCAAGCACAGCTTTGAATATACAGATGAGTACGGAGAAAAACACAAAGCGACCAAGCAAAATTTCAAGTTCTTCGACTTCTTTGCCAACTGCGAATATTTTGAAGAAAAATTTGACTACGATGAAATTTTAAAAATTCCAATAAAACAAAAAAGTACAGGTGGCAGTGATCCTAAGGGTGTTGATATTGACCAGATAGAGATTTTTAATCCTGATAAAGTTAAGTCAATCATGGAGACACCTATAGGAATTGAAGGAATGAAGGTTGACCGTAAGTTATTTGAGAAAGCCAGAGAGGAATTACATAAGGATACTGAAGTAAAATCAGCTATTGAAAATGAGCAATGGGAAAAAGCCATACAGATAGTTCGAGATAAGTATGAGGATAAACCTCAATTGTTTTTGAATCTTGATAAAATACGGAAAAGCGAAAACCTTGATCGCCGGATTACATGGCGGGAATTTCTGGAACGTGCATTTGGCTTTATCGATGGATTTAAATCCAAAGACGAAAAGATCGAAGATGAGTGCGATAAATTTATTTCAATATACAAGCCGGAAAGTAAATATGTACCCCACATCAAAAATTACCTAAAGGCGTATGTTGCAGATGATAAATTCCGCCAAATAATTAATAACAAGCATTTTGCCGATCTGAATGTGTATGGTGGATTCTCCATGTCGGAATTCAAAGCACTGAATGGATGGAGGGAAACTATTCCTGATTACGTAAAAGATTATGTTCCTATTAATCAATATCTATAA
- a CDS encoding JAB domain-containing protein has translation MKNQNGESQIPPLLQVAEVKVKYQSNLPLSNHLRVNNSSDAEKIFRINWGDDMELVEEFNVLFLNRANYVKGLLRLSRGGLTGTVADPRILFATALKGLAVGIIAGHNHPSGSSKPSTQDIELTRKLKEIGKFHDIQLIDHIILTPQSGFYSFADEGML, from the coding sequence ATGAAAAATCAAAATGGCGAGAGCCAAATACCTCCACTTTTGCAAGTAGCTGAAGTAAAGGTTAAGTATCAATCCAATTTACCATTATCTAACCATCTAAGAGTTAATAATTCTTCGGATGCAGAAAAGATATTCCGGATTAATTGGGGTGATGATATGGAGTTGGTTGAGGAATTCAATGTGTTGTTCCTTAACCGAGCAAATTATGTAAAAGGTCTATTACGACTAAGTCGTGGCGGATTGACTGGAACTGTAGCTGATCCACGGATTTTATTTGCCACTGCATTGAAAGGTCTTGCTGTAGGAATTATTGCCGGGCATAACCATCCTTCAGGTTCTTCTAAACCAAGCACCCAAGATATTGAGTTGACCAGAAAGTTGAAAGAGATTGGAAAATTCCATGACATTCAACTAATTGATCATATCATTCTTACACCACAATCCGGATTTTATTCCTTCGCTGACGAAGGAATGCTCTAA
- a CDS encoding DUF3892 domain-containing protein, translated as MPIYRISGVWKNSSNVITHYAFHTGGQTTSRATKISKPQAITLLETSGNSATTWVWNYITAGWSIGENVQVVNGFNGKYLRSNPDNQRTDNLAHLIDFDWISP; from the coding sequence ATGCCAATTTATAGAATTTCGGGAGTTTGGAAAAATTCTAGCAATGTAATTACACATTATGCATTTCATACCGGTGGGCAAACCACAAGCAGAGCAACTAAAATATCAAAACCACAAGCGATTACTCTTTTAGAAACTTCCGGAAACAGTGCTACCACATGGGTATGGAATTATATTACTGCTGGGTGGAGTATCGGAGAAAATGTCCAGGTTGTAAATGGGTTCAATGGTAAATACTTAAGATCAAATCCTGACAACCAAAGAACAGATAATTTAGCTCATCTTATCGATTTTGATTGGATATCACCTTAG